A genomic segment from Montipora foliosa isolate CH-2021 chromosome 9, ASM3666993v2, whole genome shotgun sequence encodes:
- the LOC137972009 gene encoding sphingosine kinase 1-like produces METEPEIIRGQFKVLPKKKSHLVILTRKSLTYGKLDRDESFPCSPRRERSSISLTDIYGAKAYRGRDGSESGYFHVYYCLVSEKQRERRKICFEVSFSGAEEANSVVAEKWVRTILWLVKEPEKSIESIEAEKSLPPSRKLLILINPFSGSGKSLKMFHGKVEPMLQNADIDYRHIITEYAGHAGELMLTLDLLDFDGIVVCSGDGLVFEVVNGLMKRPDWKVAINIPLGVIPTGSGNALSLSALYATGQPSDLTSATFGVIRGQLLDLDICSVVTPTEKLFSFLSVTWGLVSDVDIESEKFRFLGETRFLLGSIVRIFGLRFYRGRLSYLPIGQATDRERNLANVARSDEEGLKIPSRHTAINVLENYHGGEMKGAAAHLEDSSSSLPSTHSQGPIDHLLPPLNSELPSHWVVEEGEFILGCPVFLTHLGTDLLVHPEGKFGDGVMGIFIVKSGAGRLTLLDLFGKMKDGSHVFSNHVKYVKAFAFRLEPDTSQEGIIAVDGEKIDYVPIQGQIHKALAKLMCAPPPQK; encoded by the exons ATGGAGACGGAACCAGAGATTATACGCGGTCAGTTTAAGGTTCTTCCAAAGAAGAAATCACATCTAGTAATCCTGACAAGAAAATCTCTGACATACGGCAAATTGGATCGGGATGAAAGCTTCCCATGTTCTCCACGACGGGAGCGATCTTCGATTAGTTTGACTGATATCTACGGCGCAAAGGCTTACCGGGGTCGTGATGGCAGCGAAAGCGGCTATTTTCATGTGTATTACTGTCTTGTGTCTGAAAAGCAAAGAGAGAGACGCaaaatttgttttgaagttTCATTTTCTGGTGCCGAAGAAGCGAACTCTGTTGTGGCAGAAAAATGGGTACGCACCATTTTATGGTTGGTTAAAGAACCGGAAAAGAGCATCGAGAGTATTGAAG CTGAAAAAAGTTTACCCCCTTCTCGCAAGCTGTTGATTCTCATCAACCCATTCAGTGGAtctggaaaaagtttgaaaatgttTCATGGAAAAGTGGAGCCAATGCTACAAAATGCTGATATTGACTACAGGCACATAATTACAG AGTATGCTGGTCATGCTGGAGAGTTGATGCTGACTCTTGATCTGCTGGATTTTGATGGAATCGTTGTTTGCTCAGGAGATGGGCTAGTTTTTGAG GTAGTTAATGGTCTGATGAAGCGTCCTGATTGGAAAGTTGCAATAAATATTCCCTTAGGAGTCATCCCCACTGGTTCAGGCAATGCACTGAGTTTGTCTGCTCTATATGCTACTGG GCAACCATCTGATTTAACAAGTGCAACATTTGGTGTAATACGTGGACAACTTCTTGATTTGGACATATGCTCTGTAGTCACACCAACTGAAAAACTCTTTTCCTTCCTTTCTGTTACATGGGGACTAGTCTCAGATGTTGACATTGAATCAGAAAAATTTAGATTTCTGGGAGAAACAAGGTTTCTTCTTGGTTCAATTGTAAGAATCTTTGGACTCAGATTTTACCGTGGACGACTTTCATATCTACCCATTGGACAAGCAACTGATAGGGAGAGAAATTTGGCTAATGTTGCAAGGTCAGATGAAGAGGGTCTTAAAATTCCCTCACGCCATACTGCAATTAATGTACTGGAAAATTACCATGGAGGTGAAATGAAAGGAGCTGCAGCACACCTAGAAGACAGTAGTTCTTCACTTCCATCCACTCATAGTCAAggacccatagatcacttgctccCTCCTCTCAACTCTGAGTTACCATCTCACTGGGTAGTAGAGGAAGGGGAGTTTATTCTCGGCTGTCCCGTGTTTCTAACTCACCTTGGAACAGATCTTTTGGTTCACCCTGAGGGAAAGTTCGGAGATGGTGTCATGGGGATCTTCATTGTGAAATCAGGGGCAGGAAGATTGACCCTTTTGGATCTGTTTGGCAAAATGAAAGATGGATCCCACGTTTTCAGCAATCATGTCAAGTATGTCAAAGCGTTTGCTTTCCGTTTGGAGCCAGATACAAGTCAGGAAGGAATCATAGCAGTTGATGGGGAAAAGATTGATTACGTACCAATTCAAGGGCAAATACACAAGGCTCTTGCAAAATTGATGTGTGCTCCACCACCACAGAAATAG
- the LOC137969584 gene encoding ubiquitin-like protein ATG12 translates to MADAGGGEGKEADPPEVQRKISEPMQPANNQTSQAQGTDCSKKSSKKKVEVLLKAAGDAPIMVKKKWTVDGTKQVAYIIEFIRKYIKCQPKDSLFVYVGQCFAPTPDQTLQNLYDCFGADGKLVLHYCKTQAWG, encoded by the exons atggcggacgcggGAGGAGGAGAAGGAAAAGAAGCAGATCCGCCCGAAGTACAAAGAAAAATATCAGAACCAATGCAACCTGCAAATAATCAAACCTCCCAAGCGCAGGGGACTGATTGCTCCAAGAAGTCgtctaaaaagaaag TGGAGGTATTGTTAAAAGCAGCTGGTGATGCTCCAATCATGGTGAAAAAGAAGTGGACAGTGGATGGAACTAAACAAGTGGCATACATCATAGAGTTCATTAGAAAGTATATCAAGTGTCAGCCAAAAGATTCATTA tTTGTTTATGTAGGCCAGTGCTTTGCACCAACTCCAGACCAAACATTGCAGAACTTATATGAC TGCTTTGGAGCCGATGGCAAGTTAGTGCTTCATTATTGCAAGACACAGGCCTGGGGATAG